The genomic interval CGGCATCATAGAGATTGAGCGGCGGCAGCGGCTGGGCCAGCTCCAGATTGGCCTGATGGAAGGCACCGATGGTGCCGATATCGCGCCAGTAGCCGTGGTAGCCGAAGGCGAAGACCCGGTACTCGTTCAGCGCCTCCGGGATCACCTCGCGGCCGAAATCGGTAAATTCAGTCCCCTCGAGGAGCCCCTGGAGCGGACCGGTGTTGAAGACGTAGATCCCCATGCTCGCCAGCAGCATCCCGCCCTCGCCCTCGAAGCCCAGATCGTCCAGGGCCTGTTGGGACAGGGCCAGGCGATCGAGCTCCTCATCCTCTTGAGGCTTCTCCACGAACTCCAGGATCCGTCCGTCTTCCGCCACCCGCATGATTCCCAATCCTCGGGCTTCCTCCCGCCGCACCGGTTTGACGGCGATGCTCACATCCGCCTCCCGCCGGCGGTGGCTGCCGACGAACTCCTCCAACTTCATGGAGTAGAGCTGGTCGCCGGAGAGCACCACTACCTGCCGCGTATCCTGGTAGGAAAGGCGATCCAGATGCTGGCGTACGGCGTCGGCGGTGCCCTGATACCAATCCCGGTTGTAGACGTTCTGTTCCGCCGCCAGGATGTTGACGAAACCGTTGCGGAAGAGGTCGAAGCGATAGGTCTGAGCGATGTGCCGATGGAGGCTGGCGCTGTTGAATTGGGTCAGCACGTAGATGCGGTCGATGCCGGCGTGCAGGCTGTTGGAGATGGGGATATCGATGAGCCGGAACTTTCCCCCCACCGGCACCGAGGGTTTGGCGCGGTGCTGGGTCAGAGGCCATAGGCGTGCCCCCTGGCCTCCGCCGAGCACAGCTGTCACCACTCCGTACATAGGATCTCCGTTGCTGCCATGAGTTCGCTTAGCTACTAGGTATCTTATCGTTGATCCGGTCCCCGTCGGGCCCTTCGTCGGGCACGGCGAGCTTGGACGGGCCGCCGTCGGTGGTCGGAGCCTCGGGGCGGGAAGTCTCCGCCGTCCCATCCCGGGGCATCAAGCCGCCGGAGGGCTGAAGGACGTCGAGCTCGTCGCTGGTACCGAGAGCCACCAGCAGCTCCTGGACCCGATAGCCGGAGGGATCCTCGGCGCTGCGCAGCTCCCCCACCACGGCGTGAGCCCTGGCCAACCAGGTCTCCCCCGAGGCCTTCGGAGCGTCGCCATCCGGCGTCGGCGGCGGTGGAGCTTCCGGCTCCCCCTGCAGCCGCCACTCCGCCAAGGCCGACGCCAGCAGCCACCAGCGCAGCAGCTGGAAGGCCTCGCGGTGGAACCAGCGCACGCCGTCGTGGGCGTGAACATTGAGGAAGCGGGCCACCTCGTCGTCCAGCAGCCAGCGGGCCATGAGGCGTCCGGTGGTGGGGTCCCCGGACGCTCCCACTCCCGGCTCCTCGAGCTGGCGATACCAGCCCTGAAGACCAACGAAGAGCTTCGCCGCCGCCGCCTGCTGCCCCGCGGCATCGCCACCGATACCGGCCTCCAACAGCGCCTGCTCCACCACCCGGTCGAGCATCCACACCTCGGCGAGGGCTCGGCCTCGGGCCGCGGCGTCCTGCTCTCCCAAGAGCCGCCCCAGGGGACGCAGCAAGGCCCAGCTCAACAAGCCCAGCCAGCGGCCGTCGTCGGTGGGTGTCTCTTCGAGCCGGTCCGGCGGAATCTGATCCTCGGTCGCCGTCTCTCGAGGTGGCGGCTCCTGAGACGACGGCTCCGGCAGCTCTCCATCGGAGGGGCTGCTGCCGGCGGACCACTCTCCAGCCAGCAGCTCCCTGGCGATCTGGCCGGCCACGCTCTCCTCGGTGCCTTCCCCATGGGCGGCGAGGGCTTGGATCTCCAGCACCGCCTCGAAGCCCCGCCGCTGCTCGGCGGCCAGCCGTGCCAACAGCTCGGTGTCGGCTTCAGCTTCCGGCGCTGCTCCGCCGCCGGTCCCCACCAGCGGTTGGATCTCCCCCAGCATCCGGCGGCTGCGGGTTTCCACCTCGTCCAGCAACGGCTTGCGCTCCTCCGGCGACAGCTCCCGCGCCGCCCACAGCCGCTGCAGCAGATCGCCGTGCAGCACTCCCCGCACCGGCCCCTGGACGGGCCGTACCAGCAGCTCGTCCAGAGCCGCCCCCAGATCCGGAACACCCCGACCCTGGAGGCTCTCGGCGAGGGTCCGGTAGCGGCCCTCCTCATCGTCCACGAGGACCTGAAAGTCGAGCAGGATGCGCCGCTCGTAGGCGTGCAGGCGGGCGAACAGGCCGCGGCCGCAGAGCTGCTCCGTGGGCACCAGGAATTCGAGGCCGGAGATCTGCTCGCGGTAGCGGCAGAAGCGATCCGGCGCCGGCTCCAGGTCGAGGGCGTCTCCTAGATTCTGTCGCTGCAGGCCGCCGGCGTCCCCCGCCTTCGACTGCCAGGGCACCGACGTGCGCACCCACCCGCTGACCGTCTGGTAGCGATTGTTGTAGAGCACCACCGCCGCCTCCGGGCCGTAGCGGTTGGAGTACGCCAGCACGTCCTCGCACACCGAACCGCTGGTGCCAGAGCCATCGGCAAGCACAAAATCATAGAGTCGGAAGTAGCGCACCTCGGCGAAGAGGTAACGCTTCTTCAGCAGCGGCACGATCTCCCGCTCGTGGCGGTCGATGACCCAGGCGTCGGGATCTTCGTCGGCGTAGGCCCGGCGATACTCCATGCCATATTTCTCGTGCAGCCCCTCGAACTGGCCGTGGCCGAACATCGGCAGCCCCGGCAAGGTCGCCATGACGGTGGCGACGCCAAAGTACTTGTCGCCCTTGCCCAACTGCTCTACGGCACTCTTCTCGTCGGGATTGGTGACGTAGTTGACGAAGCGTTTGAGCACCTCCGGATCGAACTCCAGGGTGTTCTTGAGGGTGCTGCGGAACTTGCCGTTGTCCTCGTCCCGCAGCATGTGCATGAAGGCGCTGTTGTACACCCGGTGCATCCCCAAGGTGCGGACGAAATAGCCCTCCATGAGCCAGAAGGCCTCCGCCAGCAGCAGCGTATCCGGCGCCTCCTGGGCTACCCGATCGACCACCTCGCGCCAAAACTCCTCAGGCATATGGCGCAGGAATTCCTCCTGGGACATGCCGTGCTCAGAGCGCGAGGGAATGGCGCCGCCGCTTCCCGGCTGAGGAAACCACAGCCGCTGAATATGCCGTCGGGCCAAGGTCATGGCGGCGTCGAAGCGGATGATGGGAAAACGTCGCGCCACCGACAGGATGATCTGGATCACCGTCTCCCGGGTTTCCGCATTGAGGTAGTCCAGCTGAGCGGTGTCGTTCCACGGCATGCTGGTGCCGTCGTTGCCGTGGTACACGTAGCGCGCCTCGCCGGTGCGCCGGTCCAGGCGCCGGAAGACCACCGCCGCGTCGCTGCGGTCGTAGTAGTGATCCTCCAAGTGAATGGCGATGCGCGGGTCCGGGGACAGATCCGGGCCACGGAAGGTGTAGTTGGGGTAGGGGCTCTCCGGGAGGGTGAGAAAGAGGTCCGGGCGCTCCAGCAGCCAATGGGAATCGATGCCCATGTGGTTGGGCACCATGTCGCAGGCCAGCCGCAGCCGGTGCCGGGCGGCCCGCCGCCGCAGCACCTCCACCGCCGCGTCGCCCCCCAGCTCCTCCGCCACGCGATAATCCTGCAGCGAATAGGCCGACGCCGCCGCCTCCGGATTGCCGCACATCTTCTTGATCGTCTCGCTGGCCCGGCTGCGCTCCCACAGGCCGATGAGCCACAGGCCGGTGAACCCCCAGCGAGCGAGGCGCGCCAGCTCCTCGTCGGGGATCTGGTCCAGACGCTGGATCCGGCGGCCGTAGGCGCGGCTCAACTGGTCGAGCCACACCAAGGTGTTCTTGGCCACCAGCACCACCTCGGGCATCCAATCCCGATCCTCGGTGAAGCGCTCTTCCTCCTCCGACAAATCGACGTATTGGGGCACCTCGATGGGGCCCGGTCCCGGGGGACCGCCGCCGGGGCCCTGGAAGATGGGCTTCTCCTCCTCCCGGAGCACGTCGACCCCCAGCTGCAGCTCCGCCACCAGATCCTCCAGATCGAGGCTCTCCAACTCCGGACCGAAGACCTTGAGCAAGAACTCCAGCTGCGCCGTCAGCGAGTCCGGCCGGGCCCGGGCCGGCGATTGCAGAAGGTCGAAGAAGTTGCCGCTGCCGGCGCTGAAGGAGGGCTGCCGGGCGAAGAACCCCCGCAGGCTGGCGACCATCTGGCGATAGCCGGTGGTGTCCTCCAGTTCCTCGTCGTCGAAGAGGTCCGCCAGCGCCTCCGCCGCGGGATTCTGCTGCACGGTCCAGAGCACCAAGAGGCGCTGCAACGCCTCCCGCCGCGCCTCCGGCGCCGAGCGCAGATACTCTTCGGCGCTCTGGCTGCCGCGGTAGATCCGATCCTGCGGGAAGAAATCGACGAAGGTCTCCAGCAGGCGCTCCACCCGCTCCTCGCCGAAACGCCCCTGGAGCCAGGCCAGAGCGCGGTCCAAGACTTCGTCGCCGGCGCGCCGGAGGTAGATCACCAGCAGATGATGCAGCACCTCCTCCACCAGCCGCAGCGCGTTGACCTGCCCCGAAGCCAGGGGGGTCGCCGGCACCGCCGAGGCCGCCCGCCGCCGGTTGATGCGCTGCACCAGCGCCCGCAGGCCCTGGAGCTCGCTACCGGTGCGGGGAGCGCGCTCGATGCCATATTGCTCCCGGGCACGGCGGGAGATCAGGAGCTCCCAAGCCGGAGCCGGTGTCACTGCAGGGGTTTGCATTGACTCGATGATACCAACGGAGGAGGCCCTTGAGCGGGCCGTGCTAAGAATCCGATGAGGAATGATCCCGACCTCTCGGCCTGGGGCCGAGACCGCTCAATGGATCGGCTCACTCTCCTCGTCCAACAGGTCCAGCCGACGAGTTTCGAGTAGCGCCAGCTGCTCTTGGAGCCGCCGTTGCCGCTCCCTCTCCCGCTCCCTCTCCCGCTCCTCCTGCCGGGACTCCTCCGCCTCCCACTCGGCCTCCAGCTCGCGATTCTTGTCCCGCCGCCGTTTGCTCGCCCACAGCGCCAGCACCGTGATCAACGCCCATACGGTGGTGGAGCTGGCCAGGACCGGCAGCCAGCGGATCCAGAACACCTCCTGGGCCCAGAACTCGCTCTGGGCCTCGTTGAGGGAGATGCCGGTGAGATCGAAGAAGGCCTGGTCGAAGTCGTCCCCCGCGGCCACCCGCTGGAGGATCAAGCCCGGCAGGTAGGGGCCGTACTCCTGGCTCAGATAGCGCAGGAAGGCGGCGCTCACGGCGTAGGCCCCCTTGACCTGTTGAGCGCTGCCCTGGAAGGCCCGGTCCACCTGCTGGAGGCTCGGTTCCTGCCGGCCCCAGACCGCCAGCCCGAGCTGCGAACGGTCCTTCAGCCCCCACTCCCCCGCCAACGCCATGGCCAACCCCTCGTGAAACCACCGCGGCACCGGCTGGTAGCCGGCGGCGCGATCGATGAGCACGTGGGCTACCTCGTGGCGCAGCAGCTCTTCAAAGGAGCCGTTGGGATAGGAAGGCACCCGCTCCGCCAGCAGAATCACCGTCCCCAGGCGGCCGTAGGCATAGCCCGCCACCCACCCCGGCACCCGCTGCGCCAGCGGCGAGCTCTCCGGCGCCAGCACCACCCGCACCGGCGCCCCGGCGTCGTCGAGACCGGTGCGCCGGAGAGCGGGGATGAAGAGCTCCGGATTCATCTTCTGGAGCTGCAGCACCCGCGGTTCGAGCTCCGGCGGAGCGTCGAAGACCAGGGTCGGAGGCTCGGGCCGCGCGCCCCAGGCCGGGGCCGCCACCAGCAGGAACGAGACCAGCAGGCACAGGACGGCGAGCGACGCGCGCAGGAGGCGCGTAGGAGGCGGCCGCCGCGACGGCGGTTTGGAGGGCATGATGATCATGGCGGTGGGCGAGGACTTTGCCAGTCCCGTCCCTCACAACCGCCGGCAGCGGTGGCAGATTCCCCGGCTCGAGACGCCTTCGGAGCTCGGGCCGCCTCGGGGGAGCTCAGTCCGCCGCGATCTCCGCGCCGGTACCGCGAATCTGAACGCTGAGAAAGGGACCGTCCCCGACGCTCTCCGCATCAAAGCTCTCCCCCTTCTCCTCCGCCAGATGGCTCTGCCAGGCGACGTACTCCTCCCGGCTCTGCTCGTGGACCTCCACCGTCCCCTGAGCCACCGCCTTGCGTCCCTTGGCCTCCTGAGGGAAGACGATGACGTCGTCCTCCACCTTGATGCGCAGGGCATCGCCCTCCGGCCCCGCCGCCAGAGTCATCCAACATCCCTTGCGCGGGCAGACGTCCTGGACGTAGCCCTCCACCCGCACCGTCTGCCCGTCGAAGGCCGCCGGATCCGCCAGCACGTGGGCGAGGGAGGTGGTGGTCTCGAGCTCGACGCCCTCACCATAGGTCTGACTGGCCTTCTCACTGGCTTTCTCATTGGCCACCGCCGGCAGGGCCAAGAGCACCGCCAGGGCGGCAATGAGAACGGTCAGGGACCAGCGAACTGAAGAAAAACTACGCATGATGATTCCTCCATACAAGATCATGAAGAGCAGTGAGGTTACCCGAGATGGAGTCGGTCGTGGCCGCGTTCTCGGCAAATGATGCACGTACATCCCACCTTCGTATAGTGCCGGAGGCCGTGCAGCCCTGTCTTGGTCCGATAGAACTTGCCAAAGATCGAGCGGAAGCGCTCCTCCTCTTGCTTCTCCAAATATCTTCGAAGCGCATAGGCGCAAAGATCAACTACCTGGACACCACTGTTGAGCCTACTATCGAGGAAGAATGGAGACTCCACCACACGCTCGATCTCTCCCCACCGCGTCCCTTGCACTTGGAATCTACGAAGAAGCTTCGTCAGAGCGCCAGCGCGATGCTGATCATGGTCACTGACCAGGATTCCCCATACGCGTTGTCTTCCGGAACGCTGATTACGGAGAAACAGGTCGAAGCGGCTCACGACCTGCGTAAAGGCCTGCTCTACCGGATCGATGCCTCCGGGAAGCTCGGGCTTGTTAATGGCCTCACCGAAAAGCGCGATGGGATGACGGTGAGATCCCGACCGGTATCGCCCGAGTGCCTCCAAGGCTTCGTCTACAAGAGCAATTCGCTCCGAGCGGGTCAAGTGGACGTAGGGCTCGGTTAGCCGAAAAGTCTTCTTCTCTTTCCTCACCTGTGCCGCGGGCAGCCCCGTCCATGCCTCCCGGAGTCTTTTGCGTTCGGCCAAAGCAGCATCCCGACGACTGAAATAGTCGAGCTCGTCAAAGCCGAGAACTGACTGGCCTGGAATCGGGCGCAGCATCCAGCCGGCGTGGAGCTCGAGATCTTCCACGTCCCCCAGTGTGTACTTGCGCTTGACCTTCCGGATGAGCTTGGTCAAGCGAAACCAAGTTCCTACGTGGACCGCCAGGCCAACGAGCACATAGTGACTATTGGCAGGCTGATTTCTTTCCGGAACTCCGGAAGCATCTAAGTAGAGGAGATACATCTAGCAGACAGAGATGAACCCGGGGGACCCGTCGGTCCTGCGAGTCGCGAAGCGTCTCTCCCGGGAATGTAGAAAGCTTATTACGCCGGGGTTTAAAATGTCAAAAGTCCACACCTCTCCGCAGCGTACAAGCCCCCAGAGGCTCGACTAGGGACTCGATCCAGCAGGTTGCACGCTAAAACTCCAGATGCCGCCGCAGGAAGGCGCCGGCTTCGCAGATGGACTGCTGCCCTTCCGGCAGCAGACTCGAAAAGAGATGCCAAACGTGGATCAGATGCTCCTCTACCTGCAGCTCCACCGCCACTCCCTGCTCGCGAGCGCGCTGGGCGAGGCGGTAGGCGTCGTCCAGGAGCACCTCGGCGGTACCGACTTGGATCAACAGCGGCGGCAGACCGCGCAGGTCGCCGTAGAGCGGTGAGGCCAGCGGGTGGCGGGGATCGGTGCCGTCGAGATAGAGCTCGGCGATGGTGCGCAACATATGGCCCTTGAGAATCTTGTCCTGCTCCGCCCGGGTGCGTACGCTCTCTCCGGTGGCCTCCAGATCCACCCACGGGGAGAAACACGCCGCCGCCCTCGGCAGCGGCTCACCGGCCTCCCGCAGAGAGATCATCGCCGCCAGCGCCAGCCCGCCGCCGGCGGAGTCCCCTGCCAGCGCCAGCCGCCGGGGCGGAACGGGCAGCTCCGCCAATCCCCGC from Acidobacteriota bacterium carries:
- a CDS encoding DUF4920 domain-containing protein gives rise to the protein MRSFSSVRWSLTVLIAALAVLLALPAVANEKASEKASQTYGEGVELETTTSLAHVLADPAAFDGQTVRVEGYVQDVCPRKGCWMTLAAGPEGDALRIKVEDDVIVFPQEAKGRKAVAQGTVEVHEQSREEYVAWQSHLAEEKGESFDAESVGDGPFLSVQIRGTGAEIAAD
- a CDS encoding alpha/beta hydrolase — translated: MSASEADRRRPSLRTPGEPSEELKRLVNVLSVRSRDDFDLATFRDDFERFSKLFPPPPEVERRELRVGGVRCLCLQPPVVGEDGAVVYFHGGGYVSGSLGTHAELTAKLALAARSPVYLVDYRLAPEEPFPAALEDALAVLRGLAELPVPPRRLALAGDSAGGGLALAAMISLREAGEPLPRAAACFSPWVDLEATGESVRTRAEQDKILKGHMLRTIAELYLDGTDPRHPLASPLYGDLRGLPPLLIQVGTAEVLLDDAYRLAQRAREQGVAVELQVEEHLIHVWHLFSSLLPEGQQSICEAGAFLRRHLEF
- a CDS encoding alpha-amylase family glycosyl hydrolase, coding for MQTPAVTPAPAWELLISRRAREQYGIERAPRTGSELQGLRALVQRINRRRAASAVPATPLASGQVNALRLVEEVLHHLLVIYLRRAGDEVLDRALAWLQGRFGEERVERLLETFVDFFPQDRIYRGSQSAEEYLRSAPEARREALQRLLVLWTVQQNPAAEALADLFDDEELEDTTGYRQMVASLRGFFARQPSFSAGSGNFFDLLQSPARARPDSLTAQLEFLLKVFGPELESLDLEDLVAELQLGVDVLREEEKPIFQGPGGGPPGPGPIEVPQYVDLSEEEERFTEDRDWMPEVVLVAKNTLVWLDQLSRAYGRRIQRLDQIPDEELARLARWGFTGLWLIGLWERSRASETIKKMCGNPEAAASAYSLQDYRVAEELGGDAAVEVLRRRAARHRLRLACDMVPNHMGIDSHWLLERPDLFLTLPESPYPNYTFRGPDLSPDPRIAIHLEDHYYDRSDAAVVFRRLDRRTGEARYVYHGNDGTSMPWNDTAQLDYLNAETRETVIQIILSVARRFPIIRFDAAMTLARRHIQRLWFPQPGSGGAIPSRSEHGMSQEEFLRHMPEEFWREVVDRVAQEAPDTLLLAEAFWLMEGYFVRTLGMHRVYNSAFMHMLRDEDNGKFRSTLKNTLEFDPEVLKRFVNYVTNPDEKSAVEQLGKGDKYFGVATVMATLPGLPMFGHGQFEGLHEKYGMEYRRAYADEDPDAWVIDRHEREIVPLLKKRYLFAEVRYFRLYDFVLADGSGTSGSVCEDVLAYSNRYGPEAAVVLYNNRYQTVSGWVRTSVPWQSKAGDAGGLQRQNLGDALDLEPAPDRFCRYREQISGLEFLVPTEQLCGRGLFARLHAYERRILLDFQVLVDDEEGRYRTLAESLQGRGVPDLGAALDELLVRPVQGPVRGVLHGDLLQRLWAARELSPEERKPLLDEVETRSRRMLGEIQPLVGTGGGAAPEAEADTELLARLAAEQRRGFEAVLEIQALAAHGEGTEESVAGQIARELLAGEWSAGSSPSDGELPEPSSQEPPPRETATEDQIPPDRLEETPTDDGRWLGLLSWALLRPLGRLLGEQDAAARGRALAEVWMLDRVVEQALLEAGIGGDAAGQQAAAAKLFVGLQGWYRQLEEPGVGASGDPTTGRLMARWLLDDEVARFLNVHAHDGVRWFHREAFQLLRWWLLASALAEWRLQGEPEAPPPPTPDGDAPKASGETWLARAHAVVGELRSAEDPSGYRVQELLVALGTSDELDVLQPSGGLMPRDGTAETSRPEAPTTDGGPSKLAVPDEGPDGDRINDKIPSS
- a CDS encoding DUF3800 domain-containing protein; the protein is MYLLYLDASGVPERNQPANSHYVLVGLAVHVGTWFRLTKLIRKVKRKYTLGDVEDLELHAGWMLRPIPGQSVLGFDELDYFSRRDAALAERKRLREAWTGLPAAQVRKEKKTFRLTEPYVHLTRSERIALVDEALEALGRYRSGSHRHPIALFGEAINKPELPGGIDPVEQAFTQVVSRFDLFLRNQRSGRQRVWGILVSDHDQHRAGALTKLLRRFQVQGTRWGEIERVVESPFFLDSRLNSGVQVVDLCAYALRRYLEKQEEERFRSIFGKFYRTKTGLHGLRHYTKVGCTCIICRERGHDRLHLG
- a CDS encoding sugar phosphate nucleotidyltransferase — encoded protein: MVTAVLGGGQGARLWPLTQHRAKPSVPVGGKFRLIDIPISNSLHAGIDRIYVLTQFNSASLHRHIAQTYRFDLFRNGFVNILAAEQNVYNRDWYQGTADAVRQHLDRLSYQDTRQVVVLSGDQLYSMKLEEFVGSHRRREADVSIAVKPVRREEARGLGIMRVAEDGRILEFVEKPQEDEELDRLALSQQALDDLGFEGEGGMLLASMGIYVFNTGPLQGLLEGTEFTDFGREVIPEALNEYRVFAFGYHGYWRDIGTIGAFHQANLELAQPLPPLNLYDA